The proteins below are encoded in one region of Triticum aestivum cultivar Chinese Spring chromosome 1B, IWGSC CS RefSeq v2.1, whole genome shotgun sequence:
- the LOC123075815 gene encoding uncharacterized protein has protein sequence MSTAVPTKSSKPKRRNARGNRTDPGWEHGEEVDAEKRTTRCKYCLLVKGGGVYRLKHHLAGTRFNVEPCEKVPDDVRKKFFKLLGVQAEKNDAKKRKFNTEMLETGACSKENTPADNNEDEAATNRFANKRRAQTMVNQFYKKEEREEVCAQICRVFYTNSISFNVVKDPEFIKMIEMIGNFGKGFKPPSYHEVRVKFLKLEVKRTMNLLSEYKDEWKKTGCTIMSDGWTDKKKRSICNFLVNSPKGTVFLASVDTSDISKTADKVFEMLDDIVEQVGEDNVVQIVTDNAANYKAAGELLMEKRKKIFWTPCAAHCIDLILEDFEKKIKMHQTYIYSRTMVLSWLREFTGGKDLVRPAVTRFATAYLTLGCLHEHKGALINMFTSTKWRGSRFNSAEGKVVQGIVLDSRGFWPNVATCLKDALPIIKVLRLVDSDEKPAMPFIYDEMDRAKDKIKKNFNNAKKRYVTVLT, from the coding sequence ATGTCAACTGCTGTCCCAACCAAAAGTAGTAAGCCTAAGAGGAGGAATGCTCGTGGGAATCGGACTGACCCTGGCTGGGAACATGGAGAAGAAGTTGATGCTGAGAAGAGGACAACAAGATGCAAATATTGCCTTCTAGTTAAAGGTGGAGGTGTCTACAGACTGAAGCATCACTTGGCTGGGACAAGGTTTAATGTCGAGCCTTGCGAAAAAGTTCCTGATGATGTTCGAAAAAAGTTTTTCAAACTTCTGGGGGTCCAAGCAGAGAAGAATGATGCAAAGAAGAGGAAGTTTAACACAGAAATGTTGGAGACGGGTGCATGTTCGAAGGAGAATACTCCTGCTGATAACAATGAAGATGAGGCTGCGACAAATCGTTTCGCTAACAAGCGCAgagcccaaacaatggtgaatcAGTTTTACAAGAAAGAAGAGAGAGAAGAGGTTTGTGCTCAAATTTGTCGGGTCTTCTATACCAATTCTATCTCATTTAATGTTGTCAAGGACCCAGAATTTATAAAGATGATTGAAATGATTGGAAACTTTGGTAAAGGTTTTAAACCTCCATCATATCATGAAGTGAGGGTAAAATTTCTCAAGCTGGAAGTTAAGAGAACAATGAATTTGCTCTCTGAATACAAAGATGAGTGGAAAAAGACAGGATGTACAATTATGTCTGATGGATGGACAGATAAAAAGAAAAGGTCCATCTGCAACTTTTTAGTGAATAGCCCCAAAGGTACTGTCTTTCTCGCCTCAGTCGATACTTCTGACATTTCCAAGACAGCGGACAAAGTGTTTGAAATGTTAGATGATATTGTTGAGCAAGTAGGAGAAGATAATGTTGTTCAAATTGTAACGGACAATGCCGCTAACTATAAAGCAGCTGGTGAGCTATTGATGGAAAAGAGGAAAAAAATATTTTGGACTCCATGTGCAGCTCATTGTATTGATTTAATTCTCGAGGATTTTGAAAAGAAAATTAAGATGCATCAGACGTATATTTATTCTAGAACAATGGTTCTTTCTTGGTTGAGAGAGTTCACTGGAGGGAAGGATTTAGTTAGGCCAGCAGTGACAAGATTTGCTACTGCCTATTTGACTTTGGGTTGTCTGCATGAGCACAAGGGCGCATTAATCAATATGTTCACTTCAACAAAGTGGAGGGGTAGTAGATTTAATTCTGCAGAAGGGAAGGTCGTTCAAGGAATTGTGTTGGATAGCCGTGGGTTTTGGCCTAATGTTGCCACATGTCTGAAGGATGCACTCCCAATTATAAAAGTTCTTCGATTGGTGGATTCAGATGAGAAGCCAGCAATGCCGTTCATCTATGATGAGATGGATCGTGCAAAAGATAAAATAAAGAAAAATTTTAACAATGCGAAGAAAAGGTATGTTACTGTACTAACTTAG